TGAAATTTTAGAGAGAGTTAACCCTACCCCCGAAGTAATTGAGGCATGTAAAAATTTAAAAGAACAGGGCTATATTTTAGCTTTAGATGACTTTAATTTTAACCAAAAATATTTAAGTTTAATTGAACTAGCAGATATCATAAAAGTTGAATATGGTAAAATTGATATTGAAGTTCAAAAAAGAATTATAAAAGCCTTTAAAGGAAGAACCAAATTTTTATCCGAAAAAGTTGAAACCCGTGAGCAATATAAAATAGCTCGAGATATGGGGTACGACTATTTTCAGGGTTACTTTTTTAGCAAACCTATAATTGTAAAAAGCAATGAACGCAAAGTTCTTAATACCTCTTTATTACGCATTGCCACAGAGCTTAATAAACAGTTTGTGGACTTTAATAAAATTACTGAAATTTGTGAACATGATGTTGACCTTACCTACAAAATTTTAAAAATTTCTAACTATGTGCAATACGGAACACGTTATGAGGTAAAATCAATTAAACATGCTTTAGCCGTATTAGGCGTAGATGAGCTCAAAAAATGGGTTTATTTAATGATGTTTAAAGACACACGTGATAAACAAAATAATGAGGTAATTAAAAACAGCTTAATAAGAGGCAAATTAATGGAGTTACTGGCCAAAGAAGCCGGTTTAGGACGTAGGTCGGAGGAGTACTTTGTAACAGGACTATTTTCTTTAATAGATGTATTATTATGCAAAGAAATGAAAGAAATTGTTAGTGAGATACCGTTTTCGTCAAGCATTAAAGATGCCTTATTAAAAGACGGAAGCGATATAGCAAAAACTTTAGATAAAATAAATAGCTTCGAAAAAGCAAAGTGGGATGAGTTGCAAAATAAAGGCACATTTAACGTAGAAAACGACCGCTTTATGGAGCTATACGTTGAGGCATTAAAATGGGCTGGCGAAATAGAGCTGTAACTTAATTATTATTAAAGGGAGCTGAATATAGTGGTAATAAATTATATGGAGTTAGTAGTAGATAAGCTATTACCTAAAGTACTCGATGATTACGATGATATTTGTAAATGTGAAACATGTATTGATGATATGAAAGCCTATGCCCTAAACCACCTCAAACCCATGTACTACGCCAGCGAAAAAGGCGAAGTATTTATGCGTTTAAATCAATTCTTAATGCAATTTAATGCAGACGTAACAAGAGCCATAACAAAAGCCATAGATACAGTATCAAGCAACCCTCGTCATAACGAAGAAGAAGAGATCTAAAAAAACGTCTATATAGACGTTTTTTGTTAATGTAAAGAATTACCTACAAACATCATTTATAAAGCAATAATTAAAGCCAACCACAAACCCTCTTTGTGTCCTTCGAGTCCTTTGTGGTAATAACAAAACCAGTAAGGTATAAGATTTAGGTAACATTTTTAAAACTGTAAATCATAATTTAGGCTTAAAAAATCAAACTAACAAGTATAACAAAGTTTTATTAATAAACCACAAGAACACCAAGAACACGAAGAAAAGAAAAAGAGGTGTTACATTAACTGCAAACATCATTTATAAAGCAATAATAAAAGCCAACCACAAACCCTCTTTGTGTCCTTCGAGTCCTTTGTGGTAATAAAAAACTACTAAGATATAAATAAAGTGACATTTTTAAAACTACAATTCAAAACCTAAGGTTTAAAAATCAAACTAACAGGTATAACCTAACTTTTATTAATAAACCACAAGAACACCAAGAACACGAAGAAAAGAAAAAGAGGTGTTACATTAACTGCAAACATCATTTATAAAGCAATAATTAAAGCCAAACCAGTAACCCCTTTGTGTCCTTCGAGTCCTTTGTGGTAATAACAAAACCAGTAAGGTGTAAGAATAAAGTGACATTTTTAAAACTACAACTCAAAATAACGTAACCTGAGGGTAGGGGAAGCATTTTATGCTCCCGCAGTATTAAGGGAAATTATGTTTTTATAAGATATATCCCTCAAACCTTTATGGTAATACTAAAAAAACTAAGCTCTTACTTCTCAACTTCCTCAAGCATGATTTCTAAATACTTGGCTGTGGTATTAACAATACTGAACTTTTTATTTATAATATCTTGCATGATTTTATGAGCTTCGTTATTAGCTAAATTATATAATTCCTCATTAATATCTCCACTCTCTAACGCCTCTGCTAGTTCATCTTCATCTAATAATAAAATTTCGCCAGAGTTTAAAATAGCTATATCTAGATATAAATCATTGTAATTAGGCACATTATCTGGGCCAATTTCATAGCCACTATGAATATCTATGTACCATTGAATAATTTGTTTTTTATCATTATACATGCTCATTAAACAGTAGTTTTCATTTTTAGGGTATTGTAAAAGCCAGTAATAACCGTTATTAACTAAACACATTTGTTTATTAATAATATTAACGTTTATTGGCTCGGTTATGTTATCTACACAAATTAAAGAAATATGCCCTTTAAAATCGGTATTATTAAAGTGTTTTAGGTAAACACGTTTTTTTGTAATTTTACTAAGATTTCGGGCATCTCCGTATTTTCTTTTCATATTTCAACTCCCATTATTTTTTTATTAAAATAAGTGTTTTTAAAATTACAAGCTGTTATTAACTTCTTGTAACAACTCCACTAAATGTTCTTGGCTTTTTGCTAGTAGCTGATATTCATTGTTAACTATTTTAGTTAACAAACTCTGACCATCTTTTATAGCTTTGTTATATTGGTTTTGGGTTATATCACCTGTGTTTAGGGCATCTTCTAACTCATCTTCATCTAAATAAAAGATTTCTCCGCTTGGTAAAACCTCTATGTCTAGGTATATATCATCGTAAAATGGCAGACCATCTTCTGTAAATTGGGTACCTGTTGTTATGTCAATATACCACTCTACAGCTTGGTGTTTTTCATTAAAAATAGCCATTATACAGTAGTTTTCGTTATCCGGAAAGTAGCGAATATATACATAGCCATTATCTGCAATACACATTTTTATGCCAATATTATCATCAATCATGGGGCTAGCTATTTCATCTATACATAATAGATAAGCCCAGCCGGTAAACTCTGGCTTTTGCATATAAGTAAGCATAGTTCGTTTTTTAGCAATTGCAGTTTCTCTATAATCTGCATATCTACGTTTCATAATATTTCTCCTACTATAATAAGTAAAATTAATTATATCACAATTAATTAAATGCCTGTGGGATTTACCAGTTGCTTATAAAGAAATATTGTAAAGTATAAAAGTTAAAGTATTGACTAACTTTTAGGGGGTTGATATAATGCTTAGGTAAACGTTTTACTAAAACGTTTACCTAAAAATAACAATGGAGTGTATTATGGCAATTACTATTAAAGATATTGCACGTATGGCTGGAGTTTCCACAACTACTGTCTCTAAAATTATCAATAAAAAAGATAACAATATTAGCCAAAAAACTCGTGATAAAGTTATGAGTTTTATTAATGAATACAATTATATACCTAGTAATATTGCCCGCAGCATGGTTACCAAACGCTCAAATACCATTGGTTTAATTATTCCCGATGTCTGCAACCCCTTTTTACCAGAGTTGGCTCGGGGTGTTGAGGATGAGGCTGGCAGAGAGGCTTATAGTGTGTTTTTTTGTAATACCGATGAAAGCTTAGCCAAAGAAATAGCTAGTGTACAAGCCTTAAACGAAAAAATGGTGGAGGGAATTGTTATTGTACCTGCTATTATTCGAGATAATGAACAAGAGCTTAAGCTTACTACCAAAATTCCTATGGTAACAATAGATCGTGAGGCCAATTACTCTAACATAGTGGGCAGGGTTATTACCGATAACTACACTGGCTCGTATGAAGCAGTACAATACTTAATAGCTAAAAATCATAAAAAGATTGCCTTTATCTCAGGCCCAATAAACATTATGCCTTCTGTTGAACGAAAAAGAGGCTACTTAACAGCCTGTAGAGATGCTGGCTTAGAAGCCTCAGATAGCGATATTTATATTGGTCAATTCGACCCTGCTTGGGGAGAACAGGCTATTGATATGTTAAATAGAGATTATACGGCATTTTTTTGTGGTAACGATTTAATAGCAGCTGGGGTTATAAAAGGCTTAGCCAAAAAAGGTATAAAGGTTCCAAATCAAGTCTCGGTTATTGGTTTTGATGACATTACCTTAGCTAGCTACTTACACCCAGAGTTAACAACCGTACGGCAAGAGTCCTATGAAATTGGTAGGCAATCTGCCAAAATACTTTTTGATTCAATAAAAAACAAAGATACAAATATCAAAGACTTAACCCTTAAAGCTAAACTAATTATACGAAATTCAACAAATTAAAAGTTATAAATACAAGGAGTGGTCTAGTTATATTCTGTAAGAGCCAAAGTTTTAATAGTTATGATTAAAATAAAAAGCCTTTTTAATTAATAACCACCACTCCTGGCTCTTTTGAAAGGTAGGATTATCACTGTGATACTTGTAATAGGAAGCATAAATCAAGATATAGTAGCAAAGGTTAATCACTTACCTAAGGTAGGTGAAACAATATTGGCGAGTAGTGGAGAATACTTTTTTGGTGGTAAAGGTGCAAATCAGGCCATTGCTTGTGCAAAGTTAGGGGCTGAGTGTGCCTTTATAGGAAGAGTTGGTGCAGATAAGTTTGGTCAAGCTTATCTAAATAACTTTAATCAACATAATATAGATTGCCAAGGGGTAATTGTTAGCAAAAGCTCAGGAACAGGGTTAGCTTTTATTACCGTAGATGAACAAGCCCATAACAATATAGTGGTTATGCAAAATGCTAATAAAGAGATTACTATTAATGATGTATTAGCTTATGAAAAGCTAATAGACCAATGTGAGTTTATTTTATTACAGCTAGAGATACCACTAGAGGCTGTAAAGCAGATTATTTCTTTGGCTTATCAAAAGGGTAAAAAAATAATCTTAAACCCCGCACCCTGCCAAAAACTAAACCCAGAGTTACTAAGTAAATTATATGTTCTTACACCTAATGAAACTGAGGCTTATCAAATAGTTAATAAAGCTTTAAATACTGATACGACCAATATTAATAACTTAGTAGCAGTTGGTCAGCAAATTTTAACACAGGGTGTGAAAAATTTAATCATTACAATTGGTAGTTATGGGGTATTGCATTTTTATCAAAATGAAGTTTATCACTATAAAGGTTATTTGGTTAATGCCGAGGATACCACAGGTGCCGGAGATACCTTTAATGGAGCATTACTGTATTATTTATCACAAGGATATTCTTTTCCAGAGGCCATTACAAACGCCCAAGCAGCGGCAGCGCTTTGCACCTTAAAATTAGGTGCCCAAACAGCAATGCCCACTGCCCAAGAGGTTAGTGAGTTTGTAAACAAAGTAGGGGTTTCTGAGAGAATGTTAATAAAAAGATAATTAAGTGGTTGAAGAGGAGAAAAACATGAAAAAGACTTTAGTATTAGCTTTATTGTTGTCTGTATTAGTCTTTACTGTTGCTGGTTGTACTCCAAAAGCAGAAGCACCCGAGAATCAACTAAAAGTAGCCCTTTTAATTGCCGGTACTTTAGGAGATAAGTCCTTTTTTGATGCGGCTAATAAGGGTTTAGAATTAGTTAAAACTGAGTTAAATGCTGACACCAAGGTTTTTGAAATGGGCACAGATTCTACAAAGTGGGAGCCATATTTCTTAGACGTAATTGATGGTGATTATGATGTTATCATTTCTGGTAACAGTACTACAGAATTAATGAATCGCTTAGCAGGTGAATATCCAGAAGAGCGCTTTATTAACTTTGATACATCAATTACTGAGCATCCTGATAATGTTTATTCAATGTTTTATAGCACCAATCAACTATCATTTATGGCAGGTGTATGTGCTGCATTAGTTACCGATTCTAACATGGAGTTAGCCAATGAAGAATCTACTATTGGATTTTTAGGTGGTATGGATTTACCTGGTATCAACGACTTTTTAGTTGGTTATATTGAGGGTGCAAAGTATATTAATCCTGAAATTAAAATGTATATCTCTTATGCAGGTGATTTTGCTGATCCTGCTAAAGGTAAAGAGTTAGCTACAATTCAATATAATGCTGGCGCAGATGTAGTATTTAGTGCAGCAGGTAAAACTGGACTAGGCGTTATTGAAGCCGCAAAAGATTCAAATAAATATGCCTTAGGTGTAGACTCAGATCAAGCCGAAATGTTTAAAGATACAGCCCCAGAAAAGGCTGACCATATTATAACCTCTGCTGTTAAATACTTAGACAAAGCTATTTTAAGAGCCGTTAAAAAGCATGTTGAAGGTACATTAGCTTATGGTACACATGAGGAAATGGGACTAAAAGAAAATGGTGTTGGTTTAGCTAAAAACGAATACTACAATAACCTTTTAACAGATGAAGCAAAAGCTAAAATTGAAGAGGTTGAAAAGGCTGTTACCAATGGTGAAATTACCATTAGCTCTGCCTTTGGTATGACAACACAGGAAGTAAAAGATATTAGAGATTCAGTTAAGCCAGTAAATTAATAAAAAAAGAAATAAGGATAAAAACATATTATTTATTTTAATTACTAATATAGTTTAGATTCGTAAAAATATGTAGTGGAGGGCTTTATGTCCTCCAATTACTTATAAAATACTAACAGTAACAGTTTGTTAAGCCAGTTAAAAATGCAATTACAAAGCTATAACTTTGTTTGTGAGGGAAAGCTTATGAGTGAATATATATTACAATTAAAAAATGTTACTAAGGTTTATGGAAATGGTGTAGTAGCCAATAAAGATGTAAATTTTGCTTTAAAAAAAGGCGAAATACACGCCGTAGTTGGTGAAAACGGAGCAGGAAAATCTACTCTCATGAAAATTCTATTTGGTATGGAACAGCCAAACGGTGGAGAGATTTTATTAAACGGTCAAAAAACTGTGATAAATGATAGCAATAAAGCCATAGAGTTAGGCATAGGTATGGTTCATCAACACTTTATGTTAGTGCCTTCGTTTACTGTAAGTGAAAATCTTTTGTTAGGATTAGAGCCTAACAAAGGCCTCTTTATTGACCTAGCAAAATCCAAACAAATAAGCCTTGATTTAGCTAAGAAGTATAACTTTAAAATCGACCCCGATCTTAAAGCAGAGGACTTAACTGTTGGAATGAAACAAAAGGTTGAGATACTAAAGGTGTTATTGAGGGGTGCAAAAATAATTATTTTAGATGAGCCCACAGCTGTGTTAACTCCCCAAGAAACAGTGGAGTTATTTGTGCAGTTAAAAAAGCTCAAAGAAGAGGGACATACCATAATTTTTATCTCTCATAAACTAAAAGAGGTTAAAGAGATAAGCGATAGAGTAACAATAATTCGTAAAGGGCAAACAAAAGGTACCTTTAAGATAAGTGAGGTAAGCGAGCGTAAAATCTCTAACCTAATGGTGGGTAGAGATGTAGTGTTATCTTACGATAAACCCTCTCAAAAAACAGGAGATGTAAAATTACGAGTCAACAATTTAAGCTTTGTTTCTAATGATAATAAGCAGATATTAAAAGACATTAGTTTTTCTGTAAAGGCTGGTCAAATCCTAGGTATTGCAGGAGTAGAAGGCAATGGACAAACTGAGCTAATTAACATGATTACCAGAAATAAAGCTATTCAAAGTGGAAAAGTATTTGTTAATGATGAACTAATTAACAATTTAGATATAATTTCTTTAAGAAACAAAGGCTTCTCGTATATACCCGAAGACCGTATGTCATTGGGTATAGCTGGCAGCGCTTCAATAGAAGAGAATATAATTACAAATAGAATTTTAGCCAATAAAATGGCAAAAAAAGTGTTGTTAAAGGGTAAACAAATGGCAGCTGTTTCTAACTCTTTAATAGAGCAGTATTCGGTATTATGCAGTTCTAAAAACCAAGCTGTTAATAGCCTTTCGGGTGGTAATATTCAAAAGGTAGTGGTAGCCAGAGAGTGTTCTATAAACCCTCAGGTATTAATAGCAGAGCAGCCAACCCGTGGAGTAGATGTAGGCTCTATTGAGTTTATTCATCATAAGCTATTAGAAATGCGTAAAAACAATACGGCAATTTTATTAGTTTCAGCCGATTTAAACGAAGTTATGGAGCTTAGTGATCAAATAATTGTGATGTACGAAGGAGAAATTGTGGCCTATTTTGAAGACAGCAAAAGCCTCACCGAAGAGAAACTAGGAATGGCTATGTTAGGTATAGAAAGGCATACGCCAGAATTAATAAGGAGAGCATACCATGATTAGCGAGCGAAGATATCAATTAATAAGAACCTTGCTGGCTATTGCTATAGCCTTGCTTATTGCTTTTGCAATTATCCTTTTTGTTTCCGACGACCCTTTAGCTACAATTAGGGCTTTTATTATAGGCCCTTTAACCAATAAACGATATATTGGCAATGTTATAGAGGCGGCAATACCATTGGCCTTTGCGGGCTTAGCTACCTCAATTTTGTTTCAAACAAACCTCTTTAACCTTGGCTCAGAGGGCTTGTTTTACATTAGTGGTTTAGTTGCTACTATAGTGGTATTAAAGCTACCTCTTACAGGATTTTTACTGCCCACAGTTGCTATTATTGCTGCTGCTTTGCTCTCGATGTTATTGGGTGTAATACCTGGGTTTTTAAAGGCGAAGTGGAATGCCAATGTTTTGGTTACCTCACTGATGTTTAATAGCATATATTTTGGTATTGGTTTATATATTCTTAATTACTATTTTAGAGATGCTTCACAGGTTGCTATAGTGTCTTCTAAGTTTCCGTTATCTGCTAGGTTAGCAAAAGTAGTACCGGGTACCCGTATTCATGCAGGTATATTTATATTAATAGCTGTAACTATTTTAGTGTATTTATTTCTTTATAAAACAAAATGGGGTTATGCCCTAAGAATGACAGGTATCAACCAAAAGTTTGCCAACTATTCGGGTGTTAAAACATTTAGAGTAATTATTTATGCTCATTTGTTGGCTGGTTTAATTGCTGGCATAGGTGGCTCAGTAGAGGTATTAGGAATGTATACTCGTTTTAGATGGACAGCCTTACCAGGGCTGGGTTTCGACGGTGCTTTGGTAGCTATGTTAGGCAAAAATAAACCCTTTGGCTCTGTGGGGGCAGCCCTATTTTTAGCCTATATTCGCATAGGAGCAGACCTCATGGCTCGTTTAACTAATGTGCCAGCGGAAATGGTAGCTATTATTCAGGCGGTAATTATTTTATTAATATCAGCAGAAAGATTTTTATTCTACTGGCGCCATAAAATGCTCTTAAAGGAGGCTAAGTAGTATGAAAACCCTATTTACTATTATCTTTTCAACTAGCTTTATATACACCATTATTAGGGTAACAACACCCATCTTATTGGCTGCTTTAGGTGCCCTAATATCCGATAGAGCGGGTATTGCTAATATTGGTTTAGAGGGCATTATGCTCATGGCGGCTTTAGCAGGAGTAATTTTTAGTGCTTATTTTAGTAGTGCGTTAATTGGCTTTATTTTTGCTTTGTTAACCGGAGTATTTATGGCATTTATTTTGGCCTATTTTACCTTAAAGTTAAAAACCCAAGTAATCCTAGGTGGTATAGCTCTAAACCTATTAGCTAGTGGTGGATCGGTATTTATTTTGTATTTAGTAACTGGAGATAAAGGAACATCAGCAGCCTTAGCATCTAAGGTATTGCCTAATATTGATATCCCTTTATTAAAAGATATACCTATCCTAGGAGCAATACTTTCGGGACATCATTTAATAACCTATTTAGCAATTTTATCAGCAATAGCATTGTATTTAATGCTTAATAGAACTGCACTTGGTCGTAAAGTACGGGCTGTTGGTGAAAACTATCATGCAGCCGAATCTGTGGGTATAAACGTACGTAAAATTCAGTACCTAGCATTACTGCTAAGTGGTTTATTTGCTGGCATGGGTGGGGCATTTTTATCTATGGGATATGTCTCAATTTTTACAGCCAATATGTCGGCAGGCAGGGGTTGGATAGCCCTTGCGGCAGAGGCAATGGGTAGGGGAACTATTATCGGAACCACCCTTTCATCACTACTATTTGGTTTTGCTAAGGCTATATCTAATGCCCTACAGGTTATTAACTTACCTAACGAGTTAGTATACACAGTTCCCTACTTGGCAACTGTATTGGGTTTGACTTTTTACTCTATTAAAGCAAGCCGCAAAAAAAATATAAAAAAGAAGTAAAGAAAGGCTGTCGTTATGAAACATATAATAATAGATTGTGATCCAGGGCACGATGACGCTATAGCCCTACTTTTAGCACTGGCCCATAAAAATGAACTAAAAATTGAGCTTATTACTACTATTGGTGGAAATCAAAGTCTTAATAAAGTAACAATAAATGCCCTAAAAGTATTAGAGCTTACTAATAATAACATTGAGGTAGCTAAAGGTCAGCTAGGACCCTTAGTGAGACCCTTAACAATTGCTCCCGAGGCCCATGGTGATACAGGCATGAATGGACCTATTTTACCTAACCCTCAGTTACAAGCAAGTGCTGTTCATGCAGTAAAACGTATGGCAGAGGTAGTGCAAAACTCTAAGCATAAAATAACCTTAGTACCTCTTGGTCCGTTAACAAATATTGCCTTATTTATTAAGTCATATCCCCATTTACTTAATAAGATAGAGCTAATATCTTTAATGGGTGGTGGTTTATATCAGGGTAATGTTACGAGTGCGGCAGAGTTTAATATTTATGTTGACCCAGAGGCCGCGGCTATTGTCTTTAAGAGTGGACTTCCTCTTATAATGAGTGGCTTAGATGTTACCAATAAAGCCTATATCTTAAATACCGAGTACGAATCCTTACGCAGTAAAGGCAAAATAAGTAACTTTGTATGCGAATTATTAGACTTTTATTCTATTTATGGTAAGCGCTTTGGATATACAGGCAACGCTATGCATGACCCCTGTGCCATAGCTTAT
This Clostridium sp. 'deep sea' DNA region includes the following protein-coding sequences:
- a CDS encoding DUF402 domain-containing protein; translated protein: MKRRYADYRETAIAKKRTMLTYMQKPEFTGWAYLLCIDEIASPMIDDNIGIKMCIADNGYVYIRYFPDNENYCIMAIFNEKHQAVEWYIDITTGTQFTEDGLPFYDDIYLDIEVLPSGEIFYLDEDELEDALNTGDITQNQYNKAIKDGQSLLTKIVNNEYQLLAKSQEHLVELLQEVNNSL
- a CDS encoding DUF402 domain-containing protein codes for the protein MKRKYGDARNLSKITKKRVYLKHFNNTDFKGHISLICVDNITEPINVNIINKQMCLVNNGYYWLLQYPKNENYCLMSMYNDKKQIIQWYIDIHSGYEIGPDNVPNYNDLYLDIAILNSGEILLLDEDELAEALESGDINEELYNLANNEAHKIMQDIINKKFSIVNTTAKYLEIMLEEVEK
- a CDS encoding ABC transporter permease; translated protein: MKTLFTIIFSTSFIYTIIRVTTPILLAALGALISDRAGIANIGLEGIMLMAALAGVIFSAYFSSALIGFIFALLTGVFMAFILAYFTLKLKTQVILGGIALNLLASGGSVFILYLVTGDKGTSAALASKVLPNIDIPLLKDIPILGAILSGHHLITYLAILSAIALYLMLNRTALGRKVRAVGENYHAAESVGINVRKIQYLALLLSGLFAGMGGAFLSMGYVSIFTANMSAGRGWIALAAEAMGRGTIIGTTLSSLLFGFAKAISNALQVINLPNELVYTVPYLATVLGLTFYSIKASRKKNIKKK
- a CDS encoding BMP family ABC transporter substrate-binding protein produces the protein MKKTLVLALLLSVLVFTVAGCTPKAEAPENQLKVALLIAGTLGDKSFFDAANKGLELVKTELNADTKVFEMGTDSTKWEPYFLDVIDGDYDVIISGNSTTELMNRLAGEYPEERFINFDTSITEHPDNVYSMFYSTNQLSFMAGVCAALVTDSNMELANEESTIGFLGGMDLPGINDFLVGYIEGAKYINPEIKMYISYAGDFADPAKGKELATIQYNAGADVVFSAAGKTGLGVIEAAKDSNKYALGVDSDQAEMFKDTAPEKADHIITSAVKYLDKAILRAVKKHVEGTLAYGTHEEMGLKENGVGLAKNEYYNNLLTDEAKAKIEEVEKAVTNGEITISSAFGMTTQEVKDIRDSVKPVN
- the rbsK gene encoding ribokinase, yielding MILVIGSINQDIVAKVNHLPKVGETILASSGEYFFGGKGANQAIACAKLGAECAFIGRVGADKFGQAYLNNFNQHNIDCQGVIVSKSSGTGLAFITVDEQAHNNIVVMQNANKEITINDVLAYEKLIDQCEFILLQLEIPLEAVKQIISLAYQKGKKIILNPAPCQKLNPELLSKLYVLTPNETEAYQIVNKALNTDTTNINNLVAVGQQILTQGVKNLIITIGSYGVLHFYQNEVYHYKGYLVNAEDTTGAGDTFNGALLYYLSQGYSFPEAITNAQAAAALCTLKLGAQTAMPTAQEVSEFVNKVGVSERMLIKR
- a CDS encoding LacI family DNA-binding transcriptional regulator; translation: MAITIKDIARMAGVSTTTVSKIINKKDNNISQKTRDKVMSFINEYNYIPSNIARSMVTKRSNTIGLIIPDVCNPFLPELARGVEDEAGREAYSVFFCNTDESLAKEIASVQALNEKMVEGIVIVPAIIRDNEQELKLTTKIPMVTIDREANYSNIVGRVITDNYTGSYEAVQYLIAKNHKKIAFISGPINIMPSVERKRGYLTACRDAGLEASDSDIYIGQFDPAWGEQAIDMLNRDYTAFFCGNDLIAAGVIKGLAKKGIKVPNQVSVIGFDDITLASYLHPELTTVRQESYEIGRQSAKILFDSIKNKDTNIKDLTLKAKLIIRNSTN
- a CDS encoding nucleoside hydrolase — translated: MKHIIIDCDPGHDDAIALLLALAHKNELKIELITTIGGNQSLNKVTINALKVLELTNNNIEVAKGQLGPLVRPLTIAPEAHGDTGMNGPILPNPQLQASAVHAVKRMAEVVQNSKHKITLVPLGPLTNIALFIKSYPHLLNKIELISLMGGGLYQGNVTSAAEFNIYVDPEAAAIVFKSGLPLIMSGLDVTNKAYILNTEYESLRSKGKISNFVCELLDFYSIYGKRFGYTGNAMHDPCAIAYLLQPQLFKAKDLYVQVITDSDSCRGQTLADNRPKPAHEPNVKVLLDIDREFFVQLLFDAFSKLDNTCS
- a CDS encoding ABC transporter ATP-binding protein, whose protein sequence is MSEYILQLKNVTKVYGNGVVANKDVNFALKKGEIHAVVGENGAGKSTLMKILFGMEQPNGGEILLNGQKTVINDSNKAIELGIGMVHQHFMLVPSFTVSENLLLGLEPNKGLFIDLAKSKQISLDLAKKYNFKIDPDLKAEDLTVGMKQKVEILKVLLRGAKIIILDEPTAVLTPQETVELFVQLKKLKEEGHTIIFISHKLKEVKEISDRVTIIRKGQTKGTFKISEVSERKISNLMVGRDVVLSYDKPSQKTGDVKLRVNNLSFVSNDNKQILKDISFSVKAGQILGIAGVEGNGQTELINMITRNKAIQSGKVFVNDELINNLDIISLRNKGFSYIPEDRMSLGIAGSASIEENIITNRILANKMAKKVLLKGKQMAAVSNSLIEQYSVLCSSKNQAVNSLSGGNIQKVVVARECSINPQVLIAEQPTRGVDVGSIEFIHHKLLEMRKNNTAILLVSADLNEVMELSDQIIVMYEGEIVAYFEDSKSLTEEKLGMAMLGIERHTPELIRRAYHD
- a CDS encoding ABC transporter permease, with the protein product MISERRYQLIRTLLAIAIALLIAFAIILFVSDDPLATIRAFIIGPLTNKRYIGNVIEAAIPLAFAGLATSILFQTNLFNLGSEGLFYISGLVATIVVLKLPLTGFLLPTVAIIAAALLSMLLGVIPGFLKAKWNANVLVTSLMFNSIYFGIGLYILNYYFRDASQVAIVSSKFPLSARLAKVVPGTRIHAGIFILIAVTILVYLFLYKTKWGYALRMTGINQKFANYSGVKTFRVIIYAHLLAGLIAGIGGSVEVLGMYTRFRWTALPGLGFDGALVAMLGKNKPFGSVGAALFLAYIRIGADLMARLTNVPAEMVAIIQAVIILLISAERFLFYWRHKMLLKEAK
- a CDS encoding HDOD domain-containing protein, whose product is MHVYVARQPIFDRKMRVYGYELFYRGGTKNYFEGIEDNQATSELINNVFLTMQLEDLTFGSRAFINFSEDLIVKGIPLALPKDEVVIEILERVNPTPEVIEACKNLKEQGYILALDDFNFNQKYLSLIELADIIKVEYGKIDIEVQKRIIKAFKGRTKFLSEKVETREQYKIARDMGYDYFQGYFFSKPIIVKSNERKVLNTSLLRIATELNKQFVDFNKITEICEHDVDLTYKILKISNYVQYGTRYEVKSIKHALAVLGVDELKKWVYLMMFKDTRDKQNNEVIKNSLIRGKLMELLAKEAGLGRRSEEYFVTGLFSLIDVLLCKEMKEIVSEIPFSSSIKDALLKDGSDIAKTLDKINSFEKAKWDELQNKGTFNVENDRFMELYVEALKWAGEIEL
- a CDS encoding late competence development ComFB family protein encodes the protein MVINYMELVVDKLLPKVLDDYDDICKCETCIDDMKAYALNHLKPMYYASEKGEVFMRLNQFLMQFNADVTRAITKAIDTVSSNPRHNEEEEI